A stretch of DNA from Saccharospirillum mangrovi:
CACGCCGGGAAAACCGTTGCGATTCACGTAATCGGCCAGGCCCAGTTTCAACGCTTCGTACAGCGACGCCTCGACGGACAGCACCGGCGCCTTAACCGGCGCAACCACGCGCCAGCCGGCGTCGGTTTTTTCCAGATCGCAGCAATGCAGGCATTCCTGGTAAGCCGGCAACGTCAGACTGATGCGGCCATCGGCTTCGGCAATAAACGAAGCGCCGTCGAACACCAGTTCGTCCTGACCGCCGATGTGATTGACGTAGACGGTCATCATGTCGGTCTGGCGCGAAACCCGGCCGACCTGTTCGTGGCGCTGGGCCTCGCGATCGATGTGATACGGGCTGCCGTTGATGTTGAGGTTGATCTCGGCACCGGCTTCGGCCGCGCGCCGGGCCGGGCCGTCGTACCAGATGTCTTCGCAGATGGTCAGCGCGACCCTGGCGCCTTTGAATTCGAACACACAGGTCTCGTTGGCTTTGGTGAAATAACGCTTTTCGTCGAAAACCTGATAGTTGGGCAAATGCTGTTTGCGATAGTCGGCGATGACGCGGCCGTGATGGATGACCATCGCTTTGTTGTAGAGCTTGCCGGCCTCGCGCTCGGGGTAACCGACCAGCATGGCGATATCGAGTTGCGCCTGCTTTAACCGCTCGATGGCGTCGCCGATGCGCAATTCCAGACTCGGGCGCAGCAGCAAATCTTCTGGTGGGTAACCGGCCAGTGTCAGTTCGGGGAAGACGATCAGGTCGGCGCCGTCGGCCTGCGCCTGACGCGCCAGGTCGAGCACCTTGTCCGTGTTGCCGGGAATGTCGCCCACCGGAAACCGGAATTGGGCCAGAGCAACGCGCAATGTCATCGAGGGCAAACCCTTGTCGCGAGCGGGGCGGTATTGTCCGGCAAAGGCCGGGCCAGAACAAGCCCGGCTCGGGCGGCCTGGGCATTACCAGCAGGGATCGTTGGTGCCGGGCGTATTCTGGCGGCCATCGGTT
This window harbors:
- a CDS encoding NAD+ synthase, producing the protein MTLRVALAQFRFPVGDIPGNTDKVLDLARQAQADGADLIVFPELTLAGYPPEDLLLRPSLELRIGDAIERLKQAQLDIAMLVGYPEREAGKLYNKAMVIHHGRVIADYRKQHLPNYQVFDEKRYFTKANETCVFEFKGARVALTICEDIWYDGPARRAAEAGAEINLNINGSPYHIDREAQRHEQVGRVSRQTDMMTVYVNHIGGQDELVFDGASFIAEADGRISLTLPAYQECLHCCDLEKTDAGWRVVAPVKAPVLSVEASLYEALKLGLADYVNRNGFPGVVLGLSGGIDSALSAAIAVDALGAERVMAVMMPYQYTAKMSLEDAEAEAKELGIRYDVLPIGDAYEVAHRTLVPMFGDRLVDTTEQNMQSRLRGLFLMALSNKLGHMVLTTGNKSEMAVGYATLYGDMCGGFNALKDVPKTWVYRLARWRNTQGEVIPERVITRPPSAELAPDQKDEDSLPGYDILDAIIERYVERDESLDTIVAAGFERDVVAKVVRLIDINEYKRRQAPEGVRVTPRGFGRDRRYPITQGWKPGR